The stretch of DNA AAAGACCTCGTGGGAGGTCCGCCCCCCTTGGCCCCCGCCCCGCCTCACCCGCGAGAAGGGAGGGGAGAGTCGAGTATCCGCGTGAACCCCATCACCGCGGCACCACGGGGAGCAGCAGGCGCGACGGGCGGCGCGTGCCGTGGTGCACGGTGATCGTCGCCGTCCTCGTCACGGCGCTCTCTGCCTCGGAGAGGCCGGTCTGGAGGTTCCGCGAGTAGATCGGGAACCAGCTCGCCGCAATGCAGAGGCGGAGCCGGTGCCCCGCCTTGAAGGTGTTGGCGTTCCGCATCCGGTCGAGCGTTAGCTTCACGGGCGTACCCGGGACCAGCGGCTCGCGCGTCGGCGTGCCGCCCCGCGCGCTCGCGCGCAGCACCGCGTTCCCCGGCCCCATCAGGTTGTAGGCCGTCCCGTCGGGGGCGACGTCGAGGAGCACGGTGTAGATGTCGCAGTCCGGCGCGTCCGAGGAGATCCAGACCTCGGCTGCGATCGGCCCCGTCACCTCGACGTCCGCGGGGAGCGGCCCCGTCTCGAAGGTGAGGATGTCGGGGCGGTCGGCGAGCCACCGGAGGTCGGTCGCGCCGAAGTTCGTCCCGTAGTCGTCGCGCACCGGGTCCTGCGGGTCGGCGACGAACGAGCGCGAGCCGTCGGCGGGGGGCGCGAGGACGAGCGCCCCCCTCCCCTCGCCCGCGGCGAGGTAGACCGGCGTCGTCCGCGCCGAGGACGGCGGCCACGCCTCCTCCCGCCGCCACCGGTCGTCGCCCATCACGAAGAGGTGCACCGGCGCCGCGTCGTCGATCCAGTTTTCGACGCCGCGGACGTAACGGTCGAGCCACGAGAGCACCACGTCGTCGTAGTCGATAACGGCGGACGGACCGAAGGTCCGGTCGCCCGCGGCCGCCGACGCCGTCGCGTCCACGCCGTGTATCCAGGGCCCGATGACAAGCTTCGTCCGGGGATCCGCCTCCCCCACGCGCGACGCGAGGAGGCCGAGGTAGTTCGCCGTCGCCCCCTGCGTCCCGTAGGCCTCGTCGTACCAGCCGGAGAGGTTGAGGACCGCGGCCTTGACCCGGTCGTACCGCCCCTCGATGACGCCCCAGTCCCAGTACGCCTCGTACGGCCCGTGCGCCAGCCAGTCATAGTAGTACGGCGCCGTGTCCGCCAGGTACGGCATCTCATTCTGCGGGAGCCAGCCCTGGATGACGTCCACGCCGATGCGGACGTACTCCGCCTTCGCCTCGTCCACGGTCCGCGGACCGGAGAGGTCGTGGCGCACGCGCGTATCGGGCGTCATATCCACGTAGACCCACGACGACCAGGCGGTCTCGAAGACCCCGCCGAAGTAGATGAACTCCCTGATGGTCGAGAAGCACATCGCCGGAACCATCGCCTTGAGGTGCGGGGGGCTCTCGAGGGCGGCGAGCCACTGCACGGCTCCCGGGTAGGAGAGGCCGAACGTCCCGACGTTCCCGTCCGACCACGGCTGGGCGGCCGCCCACTCGATCGTGTCGTAGCCGTCGCGCCCCTCGTTCACGTACGGCGTGTAGTCGCCGCCGGACCGGTAGCGCCCGCGCACGTCCTGCACGAGGACCGCGTAGCCGCGGTCCACCGCGCGGCGGAAGGTGCGCTCGTTGTCGAGGTCGCCCTCGTCCTTGCTGTACGGGGTGCGGAACACGAGGACCGGGAAGCGTCCGTCGCGCGCCTGCCGCCGGAGGTCACCTCTGAGGAGCGTGCCGTCGCGCATCGGTGTCTCGACGTCGCGGTCGAGGCACCAGTCAACGGAGAGCCGCGCCTCGGCGCGGAGCGCCTCGCCCCCGCCGCCGACGGGGACGCACGCCGCGAGGAAGCGGTACTCGCCGCGCGAGAGCTCCCGCGGGACCGCCGCGTCGACGAGGGGGAGGACGAACCGCCCCGCGGGGAGCGGCGGGTGCGCGGCGACGTAGCGGTGCACGCCGGGCCTCGTCGCGAGCGCCCCATTCCTTCCGCGCACCGCCGAGATGACGTAGCCGCCGGGGGTCACGAGGCAGACGTATCCGTCAAACGGTTGGTCGACAGGCCCCTCGAGGACGACCTCCGCGGCGACCCGGTCGCCCGTCTCGGCCCGCGGCGGCGCGTCGATTTCGAGGGACGCCCCCCGCGCGCGGGCGCACGCGCACGCCACGGCGACCACGGCCCACACGGCCGCCCTCGCCCTCATCGCCCGCCCCCGCGCACACACGCGCCGCGAAGATGCCTCCGCACGCGCCGCGCGACAGCCCGCGCCTGCGCCGGCGTGGTCCGCCACCGCGCGAACTCATCCTCGCGCGCCCAGGGGTGCCGCAGCCGTCCCGGGTCGTCGGCGTACCGCGGGACGAGGTGCCAGTGGACGTGCGGCACCACGTTGCC from Chlamydiota bacterium encodes:
- a CDS encoding CocE/NonD family hydrolase, which encodes MRARAAVWAVVAVACACARARGASLEIDAPPRAETGDRVAAEVVLEGPVDQPFDGYVCLVTPGGYVISAVRGRNGALATRPGVHRYVAAHPPLPAGRFVLPLVDAAVPRELSRGEYRFLAACVPVGGGGEALRAEARLSVDWCLDRDVETPMRDGTLLRGDLRRQARDGRFPVLVFRTPYSKDEGDLDNERTFRRAVDRGYAVLVQDVRGRYRSGGDYTPYVNEGRDGYDTIEWAAAQPWSDGNVGTFGLSYPGAVQWLAALESPPHLKAMVPAMCFSTIREFIYFGGVFETAWSSWVYVDMTPDTRVRHDLSGPRTVDEAKAEYVRIGVDVIQGWLPQNEMPYLADTAPYYYDWLAHGPYEAYWDWGVIEGRYDRVKAAVLNLSGWYDEAYGTQGATANYLGLLASRVGEADPRTKLVIGPWIHGVDATASAAAGDRTFGPSAVIDYDDVVLSWLDRYVRGVENWIDDAAPVHLFVMGDDRWRREEAWPPSSARTTPVYLAAGEGRGALVLAPPADGSRSFVADPQDPVRDDYGTNFGATDLRWLADRPDILTFETGPLPADVEVTGPIAAEVWISSDAPDCDIYTVLLDVAPDGTAYNLMGPGNAVLRASARGGTPTREPLVPGTPVKLTLDRMRNANTFKAGHRLRLCIAASWFPIYSRNLQTGLSEAESAVTRTATITVHHGTRRPSRLLLPVVPR